The following are encoded in a window of Alistipes sp. ZOR0009 genomic DNA:
- a CDS encoding ABC transporter permease: MLDLWQEIMSTIKANKLRTFFTGFAVAWGIFMLIILLASGNGLSNGVTSNFASESKNAIYLWPGTTSMAYGGYQSGKRMKMNEKDIFLSEKQLPYVDTIAYKFYPSENASFSNGNRTGTYPLLGVTTNYASLEGIEVLPGMGRFINLMDIREERKVVAINEKIKDVLFPNENPVGKFVNVNNVMYKIIGVVKYSTGNDSREGYIPISTAKAIYNFGEKGYDGIIISASSLKTADENEEYNTTIRKGFASLHTFNPEDRSALGIWNNSQNYIQTMGIFNAISLFIWIVGIGTLIAGIVGVSNIMLITVKERTKEFGIRKALGATPGSIIKLILIESVLITSTFGYFGMLFGIAITEAISFVIDQQPSESGNVIFKNPTVDVGIILSALGILIIAGLIAGYVPAKRAVSVKPIEALRAE, translated from the coding sequence ATGCTAGATTTATGGCAAGAGATAATGTCCACCATAAAGGCGAACAAGCTAAGGACATTTTTCACAGGCTTTGCGGTTGCATGGGGCATCTTCATGCTGATCATTCTTCTTGCATCCGGAAATGGGCTAAGCAATGGCGTAACTTCCAACTTTGCCAGCGAATCGAAGAATGCCATTTACCTATGGCCAGGAACCACCTCGATGGCTTACGGCGGCTACCAGAGCGGCAAAAGAATGAAGATGAACGAAAAAGACATCTTCCTATCAGAGAAGCAGCTTCCATACGTTGATACCATAGCCTACAAGTTTTACCCCTCGGAGAACGCCTCCTTCTCGAATGGCAACAGAACGGGAACCTACCCGCTTTTGGGAGTAACCACCAACTACGCATCGCTCGAAGGTATTGAAGTGCTACCCGGAATGGGACGCTTTATCAACCTTATGGATATTAGGGAGGAGCGAAAGGTGGTGGCCATCAACGAAAAAATAAAGGATGTGCTATTCCCAAACGAAAATCCGGTAGGAAAATTTGTCAACGTCAACAACGTAATGTATAAGATTATTGGCGTAGTAAAATACTCAACCGGCAACGACTCGCGCGAAGGATACATCCCCATTTCGACTGCTAAGGCAATTTACAACTTTGGGGAGAAAGGGTACGATGGTATCATCATATCTGCATCGAGCCTAAAAACGGCCGACGAAAACGAGGAGTACAACACAACCATCCGCAAGGGATTTGCCAGCCTCCATACCTTCAATCCCGAAGACCGAAGCGCTCTTGGAATATGGAACAACTCGCAAAACTACATTCAAACCATGGGCATATTCAACGCCATTTCCCTATTTATATGGATTGTAGGCATTGGAACCCTGATAGCGGGGATTGTAGGCGTAAGCAACATCATGCTAATTACCGTGAAGGAGCGCACCAAGGAGTTTGGCATCCGCAAGGCACTTGGAGCCACACCTGGCTCAATCATTAAGCTGATCCTCATCGAATCGGTGCTCATTACCTCCACGTTCGGATACTTCGGGATGCTCTTTGGCATTGCAATAACCGAGGCAATTAGCTTTGTGATCGACCAGCAGCCATCGGAATCGGGGAACGTTATCTTCAAAAATCCAACGGTTGACGTAGGCATTATCCTTAGCGCTCTCGGAATCCTAATTATTGCAGGACTGATTGCAGGCTACGTTCCTGCCAAAAGAGCCGTATCCGTTAAACCGATAGAAGCTCTACGAGCAGAATAA
- a CDS encoding ABC transporter ATP-binding protein translates to MIKLEGINKTYFNGSPLHVLKGIDLDIHKGDFVSIMGASGSGKSTLLNILGILDNYDTGAYKLNDVLISNLSEKRAAEYRNQMIGFIFQSFNLINFKNAMENVALPLYYQKVGRKKRNIMAMEYLDMLGLKEWAHHMPNEMSGGQKQRVAIARALIANPQIVLADEPTGALDSKTSEEVMEILKDVNQKGMTMIIVTHEKAVSEKTDKVIRLRDGIIESITQN, encoded by the coding sequence ATGATAAAACTCGAAGGAATCAACAAGACATACTTCAACGGTAGTCCGTTACATGTCTTAAAAGGTATTGACTTAGATATTCACAAAGGCGATTTTGTTTCGATTATGGGAGCCTCAGGCTCTGGAAAATCTACCCTCCTCAACATTCTGGGAATACTGGATAACTACGACACGGGGGCTTACAAGCTGAACGACGTTCTAATCAGCAACCTTAGCGAAAAGAGAGCAGCGGAGTATCGCAATCAAATGATTGGGTTCATCTTTCAATCATTCAACCTTATTAACTTTAAGAATGCCATGGAGAATGTTGCTCTACCTCTTTACTACCAAAAAGTGGGAAGAAAAAAGCGCAACATCATGGCGATGGAGTATTTGGACATGCTCGGGTTGAAGGAGTGGGCGCACCATATGCCCAACGAAATGTCGGGAGGCCAAAAGCAGCGGGTAGCTATTGCACGGGCGCTTATTGCCAATCCGCAAATTGTACTTGCCGACGAACCAACCGGCGCGCTGGACAGCAAAACCTCGGAGGAGGTGATGGAAATCCTAAAAGATGTAAATCAGAAAGGGATGACCATGATTATCGTAACCCACGAAAAAGCAGTTTCTGAAAAAACAGATAAGGTCATAAGGCTCAGAGACGGCATCATAGAATCGATCACCCAAAACTAG
- the dapF gene encoding diaminopimelate epimerase — protein MGVNFVKYQGAGNDFVVIDNRDGKFQPATETVEFLCDRNFGVGADGLMLLENDDDHDFFMRYFNSDGKESTMCGNGGRCISVFAKSLGLGSGEKVVFNSIDGLHEAHFSDEDGEVLVRLKMIDVTQIEEHEDYYFINTGSPHYVTFVEDLEEMDVYEEGKAIRNSETFMPNGTNVNFVEIFEDEIFVRTFERGVEDETLACGTGSTAAAIATALFLESDQNEWNVEVMGGYLSVSFEKTEDNTFKNVWLTGPAEKVFEGSINL, from the coding sequence ATGGGAGTAAATTTTGTAAAATACCAAGGTGCAGGAAACGATTTTGTAGTTATCGACAATCGTGACGGAAAGTTTCAGCCAGCAACAGAAACCGTTGAATTCCTTTGCGACAGAAATTTTGGAGTTGGAGCAGATGGGTTAATGCTCCTCGAAAATGATGACGACCACGACTTTTTCATGCGCTACTTCAATTCGGATGGAAAAGAATCCACCATGTGCGGAAATGGAGGCCGCTGCATTTCGGTATTTGCCAAATCGCTGGGGTTAGGAAGCGGCGAAAAAGTTGTTTTCAACAGCATTGATGGCTTGCACGAGGCTCACTTCTCTGACGAAGATGGAGAGGTGCTTGTACGCCTAAAAATGATAGACGTTACCCAAATTGAAGAGCATGAAGACTACTACTTCATCAATACAGGATCGCCACACTACGTTACCTTTGTTGAAGATTTAGAAGAAATGGATGTTTACGAAGAGGGTAAGGCCATCCGAAACAGCGAAACCTTCATGCCCAACGGCACAAATGTCAACTTTGTAGAGATATTTGAAGATGAAATATTCGTTAGAACCTTTGAGCGTGGCGTTGAAGATGAAACGCTAGCTTGCGGAACGGGCTCCACTGCTGCGGCCATTGCCACCGCGCTCTTCCTCGAAAGCGACCAAAACGAATGGAACGTAGAGGTTATGGGAGGCTATCTCTCTGTGTCTTTTGAAAAGACAGAAGACAACACCTTCAAGAACGTATGGCTTACAGGACCTGCTGAAAAAGTATTCGAAGGAAGTATCAACCTATAA
- a CDS encoding Do family serine endopeptidase — MKRRHLLGFLVAALVGGAISSVLVVSIMQKNFVKTQDLFDPSLKYVSNQSGGSAGAPNFTYAADQTIHSVVHVKTYSSQREAPDPLLEFFFGYRQEPRSQDPTPRGAGSGVIVTKDGYIVTNNHVIEDAEKIEVTLNDKRTYQAKVVGADPNTDIALLKIDEKNLPFIKMGDSDNLRVGEWVIAVGNPFNLTSTVTAGIVSAKGRNFPVRRDGNPFKIESYIQTDAVVNPGNSGGALVNTDGELVGINTAIYTQNGVFNGYSFAVPVSIVKKVIYDLMEYGSIQRAFLGVSMSEITSETYDELKLKEVVKGVYVAAVNEGGAAADAGVKAGDIITAINNEEINSISQVQEQVSRYRPGDNVEISVIRDGKVKQFKATLRKTAGGGMMEVAENGYYSIQGATFANVSPQLKNSLRLRGGVQIVDLKDGLLKSQGIRKGLIILRINRVAISSVENLAEVFATAKKNQVVTIEGVYPNGLQAFYSIGM; from the coding sequence ATGAAAAGAAGACATTTATTAGGGTTTCTTGTAGCAGCGCTAGTTGGTGGTGCAATCTCTTCAGTTTTGGTTGTAAGCATCATGCAAAAGAACTTTGTAAAAACTCAAGATCTTTTCGACCCTTCGCTGAAGTATGTTTCAAATCAAAGTGGAGGAAGTGCTGGTGCCCCCAACTTTACCTATGCAGCCGACCAGACTATCCATAGCGTGGTTCACGTAAAAACGTATTCCTCTCAAAGGGAGGCTCCTGATCCGTTATTGGAGTTTTTCTTTGGATATCGGCAGGAGCCTAGATCTCAGGATCCGACACCTAGAGGGGCAGGCTCTGGCGTAATTGTAACAAAGGATGGGTATATTGTTACCAACAACCACGTGATAGAGGATGCCGAAAAAATAGAGGTCACTTTAAATGACAAGAGAACTTATCAAGCAAAAGTTGTTGGTGCAGATCCCAATACGGATATTGCACTATTGAAAATTGACGAGAAAAATTTGCCTTTCATCAAAATGGGAGATTCCGATAATCTTCGGGTTGGTGAGTGGGTTATTGCAGTTGGGAACCCTTTTAATTTAACTTCTACCGTTACGGCTGGTATTGTTAGCGCTAAGGGCCGTAATTTTCCTGTTCGTCGAGATGGAAATCCGTTTAAAATTGAATCGTACATTCAAACGGATGCTGTCGTAAATCCAGGAAATTCAGGCGGCGCTTTGGTGAATACTGATGGTGAACTCGTCGGCATTAATACGGCCATATACACTCAAAATGGAGTTTTTAATGGCTACTCTTTTGCTGTTCCTGTGAGCATTGTAAAAAAGGTTATTTACGATTTAATGGAGTACGGTTCTATCCAGCGGGCATTTCTAGGGGTTAGCATGAGCGAAATCACCTCAGAAACCTACGATGAACTTAAGCTGAAGGAAGTTGTTAAAGGTGTTTACGTTGCCGCTGTTAATGAAGGTGGTGCAGCAGCAGATGCAGGCGTGAAAGCGGGAGATATTATTACTGCCATTAATAATGAGGAGATTAACTCTATATCTCAGGTGCAAGAGCAAGTTAGCAGATATCGTCCAGGAGATAATGTAGAAATTTCTGTAATTCGTGATGGAAAAGTGAAACAATTTAAGGCGACTTTACGTAAAACAGCGGGTGGAGGAATGATGGAGGTCGCCGAAAATGGCTACTACTCTATCCAAGGTGCCACATTTGCCAATGTTAGCCCACAATTGAAGAATAGCCTAAGGCTGAGGGGCGGAGTTCAGATAGTTGACCTTAAAGATGGATTGTTAAAGTCACAGGGAATTCGAAAAGGGCTTATCATATTACGCATAAATAGAGTAGCAATTAGCAGCGTTGAGAATCTCGCTGAGGTGTTTGCTACTGCTAAAAAGAATCAGGTAGTGACCATTGAAGGCGTTTATCCAAATGGTTTGCAGGCTTTTTATAGCATTGGCATGTAG
- a CDS encoding RNA polymerase sigma factor RpoD/SigA has translation MRQLKITKSITNRESASLDKYLQEIGKEELITVEEEVELAQRIKKGDQVALEKLTRANLRFVVSVAKQYQNQGLSLPDLINEGNLGLIKAAEKFDETRGFKFISYAVWWIRQSILQALAEQSRIVRLPLNQVGSLNKINKAFAKFEQENERTPSPEELADALDLPKEKVSDTLRVAGRHVSVDAPFVDGEDNSLLDVLINPDSPNADRSLINESLVKEIERALATLTDRERDIIRLFFGIGCSEMTLEEIGEKFGLTRERVRQIKEKAIRRLRHSTRSKHLKSFLG, from the coding sequence ATGAGACAACTTAAGATCACCAAATCGATCACTAACAGAGAGAGCGCTTCGCTAGACAAGTACCTACAGGAAATTGGAAAGGAAGAGCTAATCACTGTTGAGGAAGAAGTTGAATTGGCGCAACGGATCAAGAAAGGCGATCAGGTAGCCCTAGAAAAGCTTACCCGTGCTAATCTTCGTTTCGTGGTATCGGTAGCAAAACAGTACCAAAATCAGGGGCTCAGCCTACCAGACCTTATCAACGAGGGAAACCTTGGGTTGATTAAGGCTGCTGAAAAATTTGATGAGACTCGTGGTTTTAAATTCATTTCTTACGCGGTTTGGTGGATTCGTCAGTCTATCCTTCAGGCTCTTGCAGAGCAATCGCGTATTGTACGTTTGCCTTTGAACCAGGTTGGTTCTTTGAATAAGATTAACAAGGCATTTGCAAAGTTTGAGCAAGAAAATGAGCGTACTCCATCACCAGAAGAGTTGGCCGATGCGCTGGATCTTCCAAAAGAAAAAGTGTCTGATACGCTAAGAGTTGCAGGTCGTCACGTTTCTGTTGATGCTCCTTTTGTTGACGGAGAAGACAACAGCCTTTTGGACGTTCTTATCAACCCTGACTCTCCAAATGCCGATCGTAGCCTTATCAATGAGTCGTTGGTAAAAGAAATTGAGCGTGCTTTGGCAACTCTTACTGATAGAGAGAGAGATATTATTCGCCTTTTCTTTGGAATAGGATGTAGCGAGATGACTCTCGAGGAAATTGGTGAGAAATTTGGACTAACACGCGAGCGCGTGCGACAAATTAAAGAGAAGGCGATCCGTCGTCTTCGTCATAGCACCCGTAGTAAGCATCTTAAGAGTTTTCTTGGATAA
- a CDS encoding enoyl-ACP reductase, translating to MSYNLLKGKRGIIFGALNDKSIAWKVAEKAHEEGATFVLTNTPVALRLGELDELAERTNSKVILADATNVKDLERLISESMEALGGKLDFVLHSIGMSPNVRKGRTYDDLDYDYLQKTLDISAISFHKVIQVCRKLDAMNEWGSIVAYSYVAAQRTLYGYNDMADAKALLESIARSFGYIYGREKHVRINTISQSPTMTTAGGGIMGFDGLMDFSDRMSPLGNATAEECADYTIALFSDLTRKVTMQNLLHDGGFSSMGMSARAMAIYNKSLEIEYKDVNNKAKKCDCGKNE from the coding sequence ATGTCATACAACTTGTTAAAGGGTAAAAGAGGAATTATCTTCGGAGCCCTTAATGACAAATCAATTGCATGGAAAGTTGCCGAGAAGGCACATGAGGAGGGAGCAACATTCGTTCTAACAAACACTCCGGTAGCGCTTCGTCTTGGAGAACTTGATGAGCTAGCAGAAAGAACGAACTCCAAAGTGATTCTTGCGGATGCAACCAACGTAAAAGATTTAGAGAGGTTGATTTCAGAATCAATGGAAGCACTAGGTGGCAAGTTAGATTTTGTGCTCCACTCAATCGGAATGTCTCCAAACGTTCGCAAAGGAAGAACCTACGACGATTTAGACTACGACTATCTTCAAAAAACGTTAGATATTTCAGCAATCTCATTCCATAAGGTTATTCAAGTTTGCCGCAAGCTAGACGCCATGAATGAGTGGGGGTCGATCGTAGCCTACTCGTATGTTGCCGCGCAACGCACGCTTTATGGGTACAACGATATGGCTGATGCAAAAGCCCTACTTGAATCTATTGCCCGCAGCTTCGGGTATATCTATGGCCGCGAAAAGCACGTACGCATCAACACCATCTCCCAGTCTCCAACAATGACAACCGCAGGAGGTGGCATTATGGGTTTTGATGGATTAATGGACTTCTCAGACCGCATGTCTCCACTTGGAAATGCAACAGCAGAAGAATGTGCCGATTATACGATTGCACTGTTCTCAGATCTAACTCGCAAAGTTACCATGCAAAACCTTCTTCACGACGGAGGATTCTCGAGCATGGGTATGAGCGCCAGAGCAATGGCCATATACAACAAAAGCTTAGAAATTGAGTACAAGGATGTGAACAACAAGGCAAAAAAATGTGATTGCGGTAAAAACGAATAG
- the recN gene encoding DNA repair protein RecN, with the protein MLQSLSVENYALIEKLEIEFKSGLNIITGETGAGKSILLGALGLILGQRADTSALKDNEKNCVIEGIFDIEKMNLKAFFEENDIDFEKQTAVRRIITPSGKSRAYINDIPVNLTTLRDLGLKLIDIHSQHETLHLSNHQFQLNVVDVVAGNSDLLTNYQQKFSSYKKEEQKLQQLIDEQKKNANDFDYYSFQFQQLHDAKLVDGEQQVLEEEERELSNAETIKSELQFCSEAISEAEGSVLTILKNCHQSLKRIKEVFHRSEALLERIDSTTIELKDISQEIQDLNEKIEMNPERLATVKERLDLIYSLQQKHRVTSIFELIELRNSLDKKISQISNSEEQIAAQRQLTDELLLKLREQASLLSEKRKAVSEKIAEYIATQLGELGMPFAKFKIDYLESELTNTGFDKIEFLFSANKQLSFQDVAKVASGGEMSRLMLSIKTLLAKQGDLPTIIFDEIDTGVSGEVADKMGGIIKDVSQDIQIINITHLPQIASKGDYHFFVYKESDDNSTSTQIKMLSKEERITEIAKMLSGQNLTPAAIQNAKALLKS; encoded by the coding sequence ATGCTTCAATCGTTATCTGTAGAAAACTATGCCCTTATAGAAAAACTTGAAATAGAATTCAAGTCGGGACTTAACATTATTACTGGCGAAACAGGTGCCGGAAAATCTATCCTGCTTGGAGCGCTTGGGCTCATACTTGGACAACGAGCCGACACCTCTGCCCTAAAGGATAATGAGAAAAACTGCGTAATCGAAGGCATTTTCGACATCGAAAAAATGAATCTTAAAGCATTTTTTGAGGAAAACGACATCGATTTTGAAAAGCAAACAGCAGTTAGAAGAATTATCACCCCAAGCGGAAAGTCGCGCGCGTACATCAACGACATCCCGGTAAACCTAACAACCCTTCGGGATTTAGGTCTAAAGCTTATAGATATTCACTCTCAACATGAGACCCTGCATCTTTCGAATCATCAATTTCAGCTAAATGTTGTTGATGTAGTAGCTGGCAACTCAGACTTACTTACCAACTACCAGCAAAAATTCTCCAGCTATAAGAAGGAAGAACAAAAATTACAACAGCTTATTGATGAACAGAAAAAGAATGCGAACGATTTTGACTACTACTCATTCCAATTCCAGCAGCTGCATGATGCAAAGCTTGTAGATGGCGAACAGCAAGTTCTTGAAGAAGAAGAACGCGAGCTATCGAATGCGGAAACCATAAAATCGGAATTGCAGTTCTGTTCTGAAGCCATTTCTGAAGCAGAAGGCTCAGTTCTGACAATCCTTAAGAATTGCCATCAGTCCTTAAAAAGAATCAAAGAGGTATTCCACAGGTCGGAAGCGCTATTAGAAAGGATTGACAGTACTACTATCGAACTTAAAGATATAAGCCAAGAGATTCAGGATTTAAATGAAAAAATAGAGATGAATCCAGAACGATTGGCCACGGTAAAGGAGCGACTTGATCTAATCTATTCCCTACAGCAAAAGCACAGGGTAACCTCTATTTTTGAGCTCATAGAGCTTCGCAACAGCTTAGACAAGAAAATTTCTCAAATATCCAACTCAGAAGAACAAATTGCGGCTCAGCGCCAGCTTACAGACGAACTTCTTCTTAAATTACGCGAACAGGCCTCTTTGTTGTCCGAAAAAAGAAAAGCCGTATCCGAAAAAATTGCGGAATATATAGCAACCCAACTAGGAGAACTCGGAATGCCATTTGCAAAGTTTAAAATAGACTATTTAGAATCAGAGCTAACGAATACAGGATTTGATAAAATTGAGTTTCTCTTTTCGGCCAATAAGCAGCTTTCCTTTCAGGATGTAGCAAAAGTGGCCTCTGGCGGAGAAATGTCACGACTAATGCTTAGCATTAAGACGTTGCTTGCAAAACAAGGAGACCTTCCAACCATTATCTTTGATGAAATAGACACTGGCGTTTCGGGTGAAGTTGCTGATAAAATGGGGGGCATTATAAAAGATGTATCTCAGGATATTCAGATTATAAATATCACCCACCTTCCGCAAATTGCAAGTAAAGGAGACTACCATTTTTTCGTGTACAAAGAAAGCGACGACAACTCCACTTCGACGCAAATAAAAATGCTTTCAAAAGAAGAACGAATTACCGAAATAGCAAAAATGTTAAGCGGCCAAAACTTAACTCCTGCAGCAATTCAGAATGCCAAAGCACTTCTTAAAAGCTAA
- a CDS encoding DUF4835 family protein gives MRKYLLTSVLLAVTFCALGQDLRCNISVNAAQIQGTYRQAFQTLQTALYEFMNNRSWSNNVYSVDERIECNFLINITEQVGPNEYKGTLQVQSRRPIFGSSYSTVLFNFNDNDVQFSYQEFDKLEFNENSYGSALTSLLAYYAYVVIGLDYDSFSPKGGNEYFKKAEKIVSNAQTASEKGWKPYESSHKNRYWLIENILNPKYSAVRNASYTYHRLGLDQMASKISEGRDEVTNGLLSIQKVFRDKPDPYLFLLKIFFDAKSDELVNVYSEAYASEKQRIYQILSEIDQANEPKYKKITEEKKNI, from the coding sequence ATGAGAAAATATCTACTGACTTCCGTACTTCTAGCGGTTACCTTTTGTGCTCTAGGGCAAGATTTGCGCTGCAATATATCGGTAAATGCGGCACAAATCCAAGGGACTTATAGGCAAGCATTCCAAACGCTACAGACCGCGCTCTACGAGTTTATGAATAACCGCTCGTGGAGCAACAACGTATACTCGGTAGATGAACGTATAGAGTGTAACTTCCTTATAAATATAACGGAGCAGGTTGGCCCCAACGAGTATAAGGGAACACTTCAAGTACAGTCGCGCAGACCTATATTTGGATCATCCTACAGCACCGTGCTCTTTAACTTTAACGACAACGACGTACAATTCTCCTACCAAGAATTCGACAAGTTGGAATTTAACGAAAACAGCTACGGCTCAGCGCTAACCTCTCTCCTTGCCTACTATGCCTATGTCGTAATAGGACTCGACTATGACTCTTTTTCACCGAAAGGAGGCAACGAATATTTCAAGAAGGCTGAAAAAATTGTAAGCAACGCGCAAACAGCCTCAGAAAAAGGATGGAAGCCCTACGAATCTTCCCATAAAAACAGATACTGGCTGATTGAAAACATTCTAAACCCCAAATATTCGGCAGTTCGCAATGCGAGTTACACCTACCATCGGTTAGGCCTAGACCAAATGGCAAGTAAAATTTCGGAAGGAAGAGATGAGGTTACCAATGGGCTTCTTAGCATTCAAAAAGTTTTTAGAGATAAACCAGATCCGTACCTGTTTTTGCTTAAAATATTTTTTGATGCCAAATCGGATGAGCTTGTAAATGTTTATAGCGAAGCATATGCTTCGGAAAAGCAGCGTATTTACCAAATACTTTCTGAAATTGATCAGGCGAACGAGCCTAAATACAAAAAGATAACCGAAGAGAAAAAGAACATCTAA
- the coaBC gene encoding bifunctional phosphopantothenoylcysteine decarboxylase/phosphopantothenate--cysteine ligase CoaBC, whose translation MSSVLKDKHIIIGITGSIAAYKAAILIRLLVKSGAEVKVIMTPMAKQFITPLTIATLAKSPILVDFYNPENGDWNSHVDLGMWADLYLIAPASANTIGKMANGIADNLLLTTYLSAKCPVLVAPAMDLDMYAHPANLKNLETLKSYGNRIVEPASGELASGLIGKGRMEEPENIVKAVEDFFFQPAELSGKHFLVTAGPTFEPIDPVRFIGNWSSGKMGYAIAEELAKRGAKVSLVSGPTNISSTHPNITKTDVVSAEEMYQKCIDIYPNTHGAVMCAAVADYRPDSYSNVKIKRKSNDLSINLTPNKDIAAELGKIKKQEQLLVGFALETNDEVQNSAKKLQSKNLDFIVLNSLRDKGAGFNHDTNKISIIFKDGKAEHFDLKSKANVAKDIVDQIVRSTKS comes from the coding sequence ATGTCTTCTGTTCTTAAAGACAAACACATAATTATCGGGATAACCGGCAGTATAGCAGCCTACAAAGCTGCTATACTTATTAGGTTACTCGTGAAGTCAGGTGCCGAAGTTAAGGTTATCATGACCCCTATGGCCAAGCAGTTTATCACACCGCTAACCATTGCGACACTTGCAAAAAGTCCAATATTGGTAGACTTTTACAATCCTGAAAATGGGGATTGGAATAGCCACGTAGATCTTGGTATGTGGGCCGATCTGTACCTAATAGCACCCGCATCTGCCAATACAATAGGGAAAATGGCCAACGGCATTGCCGACAACCTGCTCCTTACTACCTACCTTTCGGCAAAGTGCCCTGTACTCGTAGCTCCAGCAATGGACTTAGATATGTACGCGCACCCTGCTAACTTGAAAAACCTAGAGACGCTAAAGTCATACGGGAATAGAATTGTAGAACCAGCTTCTGGAGAGCTTGCGAGCGGACTGATTGGCAAAGGAAGAATGGAAGAGCCTGAAAATATTGTAAAGGCCGTCGAGGATTTTTTTTTTCAACCAGCAGAGCTTAGCGGCAAACATTTCCTAGTAACAGCAGGTCCCACCTTCGAACCTATCGACCCGGTACGCTTTATAGGGAACTGGTCGTCGGGGAAAATGGGTTATGCTATAGCCGAAGAATTAGCAAAGCGTGGGGCTAAAGTTTCGCTAGTAAGCGGCCCAACCAACATTTCCAGCACGCATCCCAACATAACAAAAACAGATGTGGTTAGTGCAGAGGAAATGTACCAAAAGTGCATAGACATCTACCCGAATACTCATGGCGCCGTAATGTGCGCTGCCGTTGCCGACTATCGTCCAGATTCGTACTCCAATGTAAAAATTAAACGAAAGAGCAACGATTTATCCATAAACCTGACTCCTAACAAGGATATTGCAGCAGAGCTTGGCAAAATAAAAAAGCAAGAGCAGCTGCTTGTCGGATTTGCTCTGGAAACCAACGACGAGGTACAAAACTCTGCCAAAAAACTTCAAAGCAAAAATCTGGATTTCATCGTTTTAAATTCGCTACGAGACAAAGGAGCAGGATTCAATCACGATACAAATAAAATTTCTATTATATTCAAGGATGGAAAAGCGGAGCATTTTGATCTAAAATCAAAGGCCAATGTAGCCAAAGACATTGTAGACCAAATTGTACGTTCAACAAAATCCTAA
- a CDS encoding DNA-directed RNA polymerase subunit omega, whose protein sequence is MDYKKVGAASSTITRDSHKIDAPTGNLYESVSIISKRANQISAEMKHELSRKLEEFATFTDNLEEVFENREQIEISRYYEKLPKPVLIATQEFLDGKVYFRQSGEGNKH, encoded by the coding sequence ATGGACTACAAAAAAGTAGGCGCAGCCAGCTCGACAATTACCCGTGATTCGCACAAGATTGATGCACCAACAGGCAATCTTTACGAATCTGTATCTATTATTTCGAAGCGAGCTAACCAAATCTCTGCCGAGATGAAGCATGAGCTTAGCCGCAAATTAGAAGAATTTGCCACCTTCACAGATAATCTAGAAGAGGTTTTCGAAAATCGTGAGCAAATCGAAATATCAAGGTACTACGAAAAACTTCCAAAACCAGTACTAATTGCAACTCAAGAGTTTCTTGATGGAAAAGTTTACTTCCGTCAAAGCGGAGAGGGCAACAAACACTAG